The Astyanax mexicanus isolate ESR-SI-001 chromosome 18, AstMex3_surface, whole genome shotgun sequence DNA window GGATTTGGGGGATTGGGGGCCCTCCCTGGTAAGAATGGGTAGTTGCACAGATCAtgcggaagaataattttaaatcgcggatgtgatgcggtcttcttttagagcggatgaatccgattccaggttgagagagagcgagaggatgTAAGAGAGTTGTTATATAcggttgtcagttttgtcagtgtaaatactgtatattagtttataatattttttattcagataCATATTGTTTTGTAGTTTAGGGTAAAAGCGTTTGTAAtgtaggttaatgtaaataaactgcagtgtgaaatagTATTCCAggttgtatttatgtatttattaattttatttatagcaTTGTATAAGCAATAAATAATCATTAGTAGAGGGCAAATGTTAATATGTTCTGGATTGCACGTTCAGAACTATATGAAGCTCTGAAGCCACTAAGGGGCGAGTTAgacttattgtgtgtgtgtatgtgagaggtagagagagtgtaTAGAGTCTGTCTAGCCTGCGGCTAAGCCTAGCAATAAAAGTGGCTCTGCTAATATTCACCATCCAGTCTCCCCTGTTGTGTTATCGTACTGGACTCAATACCATATCGCCACCGAAACTTAGCTGTACTAAGTTACAGGCAATTTTAGAAGTTACAGAGTTTTAGAAGCTAGTAGTAAAACCCAAATAACTGAAATAGCTCTTGCCTTTTAAACCCTTTCAGGTCacggaactctctctctctctctctctccaccgtTCAAACGCAAGTCCAATATTGATCCTGGTTTTAGCGCGGACTCttctttgtttttactgtaaATGATTGAGCTACTGTGGTCTGAGTTTCCCCCTAATAAAAATATCCATTTCtacaccagccgctcgcgttcagttaCACTGCAGCATGCGTGATGCGGCATCGCTGCCAATCGCTTTCTCCACCACTCAGTTTATTAAAATCCATTATTTAATCGCTTGGTGAACCCTGCTAAAATATCCAGCTCAGGAGCAGCTGGTCCTCCGTGTCTGTAATTAAACAGAGAGGTATTAATGTATAACACAGTAAAGTCTGAAAAAGCTGTAATCAGCTTCTCCTCGTTTTCTCACACTGTAGCTCTGCCTATGTTTGGTGTGGTGATGACTGGCTACCGCCTAGCGAAACTTGATTCTCATttgcattaaattaaaaatacaactttttgcCGCCGCCGCTCTCTATAGACTAAAGCCTGGTGAATGAATAAATTCAACTCCCACTGTCGAAAggtgaagcaaaaaaaaatatttgcgtcgctgcagtgtgaacgtaccgtaaaactgagccggatcctcttccAGAGGCTGTAAATGTGACGTAAGCACGTAAAGACGcctgacgtggccagaagaactcccgcgaaagcGACCCAaaacccagtttttagaataaatatattaggcttagggatggtcgttccagcacactggtaccaataaacacaatattttagctCTTCTCCACTCAGGCTATGGCtggtcattttattttataatcaacATATTAAATGATCATCAAAATAATCAGTACTTGCAGCCCTAGAAATTCATGAACTTACTATTAGACATTTTATTCAGATAAAAACTGGATCCAAatgaaaatacagtttaaacccgATTACAACCGTTTTATACGTTAACTAGCTTACTcacccaagatgaaaaaaaaaaaattcactgtaGTATTTAAATTCTGTACTTCCTCATTAAAGGTTaagacataaaaataatatacagctttATTTTTAGCCACACATGTCCCCTCTTTAAAATCGAGTATTTTTAATCAGCACTCTTTACTTTTTAGTAATTAGGCACGGAGCGTGAGGACTTTTAAGTTGAAAAGCGCTCAGAAATATATGCAGCTTCACCGAAACTGCGCGTGAAATCTAAACGGTCCATCCACTGATTGACACCTTCAGCTTTCAAACGAGCCATTGTGTGCAAAAACAGACAATTCAGAGCCCGAGATACAGCTGTGCGTATCCGCCCACATCACTGTCCAACAGCTGTCCTCTCTGGCTGTCAATCAGCGAGTTTAAGCGAATCAGCAGTAAATAAGTAGGTTATCTGATCTACACGGCATGTGAAGTGCAAAAGGAGACTTTGAAAGCGGATCTAGGCAATCCGTAGTACCTATGGTGTGTGTTTTGAGTCGCGTTCACTGTGAAGCAGCGTTGCGCAAGGTTCTGCTGTAAACAAACGTATTAGAAGTTTTGTAGGAGCTGTTCTGTACACAACTCTACAGGTAGATTCTGAGTGCTAGCTGGGTTAACAGGTTAACCAGCCAAGAGTCACAGAGTTAATATCACCATAGCGGACACACTAACCAGAGATAcaataaatctaaatatttaatattcacaATTTTCAAATGGTTTATAACCACTGAAATAAACAGGAGGCTAGTTCAGGTGCACACTGTTAGAGGAGAAAATCATTTACCTAAGTGTTTTTGGGACTGAAAGGTGGTTACTGTGggcaggggcggatctagccattttggggccgtcattcttgaaacacacacataaaccaaataactagatatggaacgatcgatcggcagtgtatcggtatcggccgatttttagccaaaatacggtatcggcgatctgcagatattcttctgattttagccgatctgattcaggagtttagggttaagcagttaatcAGAGCTGTGTTTGGATGGCCGGTGatactgctcgcttacaggaagctgcagttcctcatccaacccctagtcggagctgcagcagcacaagccccgctgtcttcactcagtcagagctacagcccagccacgggctacagagctcagccagtcagtctgtgtatgaaataaaggttttaacccccactaaccggataatacagctctctactgttcatctttcagcccaagcagctaacagcagcagtttagaacagccgtcacggagtcactgctcggattacattaaaaacaggtcagttagcgcgctgctatgatgtcatgatgtttataactacggagtttagtggacacaccacggctgcaaggtaagactgttgaaggctactgaagactattaaaggctattggaggttattgaaagggttattgggggcggAAATCAGTAAAGACTGGTTAGAttagtgattcacgtcctcgtcctttgctgcagtgaaactgcgactagcgctgtcacagtgatgtttattaacgtcattaaaacagattttgtcaggtattgtcttataaatatttacacacaacttatatctctcctaaaagcgattattttggtcagtaacactcttgtgtttatttactatcagtgtaaattaccagtgtttgctttggcgtggatgtaattgGAGGAAACACGTCGTGTGGCACATTGCtagtcatcatattatggactagttcaatgcaagcaacggaggTAGGTATGTGTGTTttgacaattagtatttagacattaattcggtattctactgatatttcttttgttttttaatagaaatatgttttttctttactttacataagtaacaaattaacattgtttttggtgtatttactgtcagatttgggggcccctatggaggacagatttggtcgaggccccAGGCAAACGCCTAGGTTTGCCTAGTTAAAGAACCGCCTCTGCCTATTAGACACAGTTGAAACATGTTATCCTGCGTCATTATTTATTAATAGGGTCACACATCCTCCTGAGAATATATTAAGGTGTATATAAAGCTTGAGACACGGCAAGACACGGCTTTAATCGAGTGTTAGCAAGAAAGTGTTCCATGATTTTTAAGAATACTGTGAGGAGCATTCTGAGGCCTTCATCTTTAAGTGTTATTTTCCAGATATTGTGTGTCAGGGTGGATTATTAATGCATGTCTGAATTGGGGCTGAACACAGAAGTGTTGGAGGTATTTTTCCACTGTACATCTTGCTTAGGCtatacaaaaagtttttttttaatagtaacaACTGAAGAGAATATTTACTATAGTAGTTTTGAGAATATAAGATGACTGTAAGTGCTGTGCAAGATCTTCCTTCACAAAATGTTTCATTCAGAACTTTCAGACTGAGTGGTTTCCGTGATTTGGAAGAATGGCGGCCTATATTAACCATACCATATCTTCTTATGTTTATGTTGTCTACCACCTCAAactcttttttgatatttttaattatatcccAGAGAGCTCTGCACTCTCCAATGTTTGTATTAATTGGCCTAATGGCTGCTGTGGATCTGTGTTCACCAATATTTTTTGTACCAAACATGCTGCTCAACTTCTTATTTGACTGGGATCAGATTTCACTTCTTGGATGTTTAATACAgatgttttttattcattatgttgGTGCATTTCAATCAACTTTACTGCTCTGGATGTCTCTGGATCGGTTCTTTGCTATTTGCAAACCTCTTTCTTATCACAAATATATGCAAATGTCCAGCTTTCTAAAGTATATTATTGTGCCAGTAATCagaaatataattttagttattATGATGGTTTCTTTGGCTGGGAAATTACATTATTGTATGAAAAATGAGATTGATCATTGTTTTTGTGAACACATGGCACTAGTCCAGCTGGCATGTGGAGACATTTCTATTAATAACCTAGTAGGACTCTTAACTGCTGTGTTAGTACCAACTGCAGACTTTGTACTTATTACTGTATCTTATGTAATAATATTTTCTTCTGTAATAAGATCAGGGAAGTCGCACTCTAAAGCTGTTAACACTTGTGTTACACATATAATTGTTATTACTGGTAGTTTAGTGTTTGCCTTGTTGGCTTTTTTGTCATACAGAATAAGAAATAATTTTTCTCCTAATGTCCGTACTTTTATAAGTACAATGTACATACTTTTTGCAAGCTGTTTCAACCCAATTATCTATGGATTAAGAACAAAAGAATTAAgagaacattttctgaaattcATAAACCATGGTAAGGTCTTACCACAGTAACCCAATAATATAGACTATAGTATTGTTATTGAATAAATACACTTTATAAAGAGATTATATTGAGATTTACCTTTAAAATGTAGTCCACACATACGCTATTATTTTCAAGGATGCTTATATTGTAAAGACAGGATTGCAACTATCAGGAGTATCAACAGAATTTTTAAAAGTCATCCATAGGTCATATACCAGCTTCCAGCCCCCACCAAAACTATAATGTAGTAGAACGCATGTGACTTTAATACTACTGCCCCATAGATGGAGACCACTACTCCAGGCCACAGATCTATAGACATAGTTAGGAGAAGACCTTAAACTGAGTTTAAGTCAGACTAAGCCATCATGGTACACAAAAGTGAGCTCATCTTTAGAGACTATACACTGCTTCCCTCATCCTTTGCCTCTATCTCATAGAATCCCATTTTTAtgacacttttaaaaaaaataaattaatgtattaaaagCTAACTTAGCTACAATCTATTTAGATAGCTAATAGTATTATGTGCTATGCTGTGCAATTCTACATAACTTCTCTAAGGTGTAACAGTTCCATAAATCTGACAATAAAAGAAGCTTATCCACTCTAAagggaaaatctgattttttttcttttgagacaATATAATAAGGTTTCAAATGTACATCAAAAACTGTGTCTGCACATTTTTTGCCCCAAACTGTTGCATACATTCAttcaccaaaaaataaataaataaataaataaataaataaaataggcaTGCAATTATATTTCATGCACATGTAAAAATGCCGACAGgtatggtctgattagacactgggccATGCCACAAGAGGATAAAGTGTTACCTTTCACCCCATGCCCTTTAAAAAAGCTCTCAGAGACtaggggccctatcgtacaccctgtgcaaggtgtgtcgcAATGCCCTTTGCTATCTTACCCCCCATCTATAGTCTATATTCACTCCATGCACCCACACCATCAATCAAGTTTAGgaattaatctacactgatgggcatggtggtctggaagtgaggtggtgtgtttaggtaaatttctgccgtgttgctattttggtggtggaaaacacagatactccactgactgaaatgaacctagacaacagtcaatcatcagagttcattcCTACAGGTGTGCCATGCCCACACCCAGCACATGTATGCTCCTACTAGTTAAATACACAGTAATGCATTTTTAcccgacttttacctcaacaataaacaaaatgaagaataaaataacattgctgctcccttaaataagctgctgatgtaccttcacagcatgaacgcacagatcagtatcctctgctgagacacacaaagcgccTCGCTGTTaggatacgaacgcgccaaagtcagagtgcatctggctcttaaagtgaaaggcaagtgattggtttatttcacatttatttcacgcacaaaacacacccattattaattaagataattagagAATGTCTTTGCATATTACAAGCCaaacaaggtgtattttttgtgccttCACAATATCAAATACACAatgacgccctaaatccagctgagcaatctgcaattgaccggtgtgttatggacagtgttgggagtaacggcgttaaaactaactttttttcagtaacgagtaatctaactaattactatgactgtaactataacgccgttaccatttccgacaccccgttactgcacgttactttagcagctctatgaacttttttttttatttcgctttgccctggttaacccctcctctgtccggtgaacttgagcttctggccgctgtgcctgtggtttggcgtggtgaagtgaggcacaattgtgacgatttgcgtgctctaatcaattcagtgattgccgtggacaacccaagttccgaattaaggacgttaagctctttttagctgctccggtttttgtggtgctgctgctttctattttagagcttagattctcatgcccgaatcccacctgacctgaggaccgacccgaaatcaggctcctatttttattttatataaagctctggtgtgataatcacaatgttgctaagtaaccaattattattgttcactaaagcgaacgaaatagcgaaaattgaaagtgaaaaacatttgtgttaactgaatctaataaaaacggtaattaaaaggaaaaacataactatctcgaactgtattttgtgtttataaaactaactaaaacgaactgaaattactgatagaataccctcatttttgtgtttaatttatttataagcgctgttgtacagcggagttgtacagcgggagttgttgtgccgagcgcacggcactcgtggtccgttagttcttgtgtaaagcgctcgcgctagcaagcccaccctaaaatgaacagaaaaaataaaaacaaaataaaattaaactataataaaaatgaaaaatggaatcacgtagctctgggcgcacgtgaacgcctccgcgtttgacttgcagcattgtgtgtagctgttcttaaaaatcatttaaattaaataatagttctatgcttctatgttacagtgttaattaacataattctgattatatttcgctcattcaatcagcccgaaaacagacagtttatggggcggatcgggtcaggctcataatgacagtttatggttcgggcttgggcagaatgtgcacgggctccggctgggtcggattttttgggcacgatctaagctctattctcttttggtgaagctgttatattaataccattttaacgggcattaaattgttgtttttgtccattattttgttttatatatacatatttcttttgagtgtggcttggtttgttaaatttcatccccagacgcgtttttccgcttttttcagtattacaagttttagtaattttctttggttgtgtggagaatttcgttttatttttttgaaattcgttagattatatttttgtcaacattttgggtttattttcgtttgttattttttgttatttttctaataataatagtaaatgcataattgatttcctttttttgacgggcgaataataaaaagtaacgcgatagttacttttactggtaactaattacttttatagtggagtaactccgttagtaactcagttacttttttggagaagtaacgattaactataactaattactttttcaaagtaacgtgcccaacactggttatggattgctaaaatagggccctattaCTGTGTAGTGTAGTTCTTGGTAAGAGATCACTGACATGAATTAGCTGACAGAAGCAGGATTGACATTTTGATGATTGCCCACAATTTAGGCCGTCCATCAGTCATCCACGGTTGCCATTGTTTGCAGTGGTTTGCAGAAGGAGAAATCAGGACTGCTCTTTAGTGATTAATCCAGGCTCTGTTAAGGATCTGATGAGCAGTTTGAGTAtaacttaatttaaaatgctTCAAACCATCACGTACGACAGTCACCACTAGTAGTGATATGGGGGCACTAACAGCACAGTGATATGTACAGAACATACTTGCATTTTTCAGCAGGCtaatgcttacacacacacagcaagggtttcccagtaATCTCTCTGCCGGATTGCAACACTTGTTTAGCCTGCCATGCACCAAACTAATCAGGAATATAGCTTTTATGGGACCAGCTGGAATGCCAGCTTCAGCAACCTGTGAGTTTGTCGagtctacaggcccagctgcaacatctgtaggAAAATGTGCATTTGTAGTTAATCGTATCTTCTCCAGTGTTTCACAGCATAAAGCATTTAATCTGTGTTAATACTGTTTTCAAGGCTTCTTAATATGCTCCTTTGGGTGTAATAAAGAggaaatatgacttttttttggcaaaaCTTGCTTTAATCTAATCTGGTTGACATAGCAGATGTGCTAAAATATGCTCAACACCCTTTTTCAGATCAGTAGGTAAATGTATTATCATATTTTTACTGGCTCTATCTTGAGATAGGCAGCAGTTGTTGAGGCATTAGCCTCCTGAGAAAACACCGTGGTGTATAAAGTCTGAGAGCCATGTCTTAGTTTCTGCTGTCTTTTGGAAAAAAGATCTATGATCAATGATGAGTGTTCTGAAGAGCAGATATTTTTTTCTGGGTTTAATATTAATCTCTGAATGTATGAATCTGAGCTGAATCATCCTGTGTTTTTCTCTTGTATAACTTTCTTTGTCAGATAATTCCAGTCATCAGCAATGTTTGCTAATCTGTATATGATTGAAACCTCAGGCTCAACaaagacaatttgtttttttttaacagtgtaattCAAAATGTCATATAAGCAACGCAAATATGATGGTTGGCTTTCAGCTGACATTACAGTTGAGGCTGTACCTAAACTGGGCAATTTCTGTTATTAATGATGAAAATATAATAGAAATGTTTGCTACAGTTGTTTGCTATTAACAGAGTGATGAAGATGCAGAATGTGAGATGACAGAAATCAACATGCAAGATCTTCCTGTGACGAATATTTCTTTTACAACTTTCACACTGAATGGTTACCACGGTTTAAAAGAATGGCGTCCTATATTAACCATACCCTATCTTCTTATGTTTCTGTTGTCTGTCACCGCAAACTCGTTTCTGATACTGTTAATTATATCCCAGAGAGCTCTGCACTCTCCAATGTTTGTATTAATTGGCCTGATGGCTGCTGTGGATCTGTTTTGGCCAATATTTTTTGTCCCACACATGCTGCTCAACTTCTTATTTGACTGGAATCAGATTTCTCTTTCAGGATGTTTAATACAgatgttttgtatttatatatttggtaCATTTCAGTCTACTGTACTGCTGTGGATGTCTCTGGATCGGTACTTTGCTATTTGCAAACCTCTTTCTTACCACAAATACATGCAGGTGTCCAGCTTTCTAAAGTATGTTATTGTGACAGTAATCAGAAATGTCA harbors:
- the LOC103032622 gene encoding olfactory receptor 52K1-like; this encodes MTVSAVQDLPSQNVSFRTFRLSGFRDLEEWRPILTIPYLLMFMLSTTSNSFLIFLIISQRALHSPMFVLIGLMAAVDLCSPIFFVPNMLLNFLFDWDQISLLGCLIQMFFIHYVGAFQSTLLLWMSLDRFFAICKPLSYHKYMQMSSFLKYIIVPVIRNIILVIMMVSLAGKLHYCMKNEIDHCFCEHMALVQLACGDISINNLVGLLTAVLVPTADFVLITVSYVIIFSSVIRSGKSHSKAVNTCVTHIIVITGSLVFALLAFLSYRIRNNFSPNVRTFISTMYILFASCFNPIIYGLRTKELREHFLKFINHGKVLPQ
- the LOC103036521 gene encoding olfactory receptor 52K2-like codes for the protein MTEINMQDLPVTNISFTTFTLNGYHGLKEWRPILTIPYLLMFLLSVTANSFLILLIISQRALHSPMFVLIGLMAAVDLFWPIFFVPHMLLNFLFDWNQISLSGCLIQMFCIYIFGTFQSTVLLWMSLDRYFAICKPLSYHKYMQVSSFLKYVIVTVIRNVIFITLVVSLAGNRHYCMTNEIDHCFCEHMAIVQLACEDISINNLAGLLTTFLVPTTDFVLITVSYVIIFSSVLKSGRSHSKAVSTCVTHIIIMTVSLGLALIAFLSYRTKNVFSPDMHTLISTMYIVIPSCCNPIIYGLRTKEIREQLLKFIKHGIVLPQ